In a single window of the Rhodamnia argentea isolate NSW1041297 chromosome 2, ASM2092103v1, whole genome shotgun sequence genome:
- the LOC115731943 gene encoding CO(2)-response secreted protease-like, translating into MAQEHTDWATFRKDGFPLYPQLCVVFGDTYATGEFASGNVRDRMSSEEDAKDEYDGGLPLGTPKEGRVQEPLPEDELHNEDETRQEPDDGPRGGSRAIPIPEKHKLNRTPNSKRRRKSTSYEFDRACKAISESLQFRMVQSSHTSVTSQTSQPVDPYSMGAFIAILKSMPDMEPTLYAKALNHGNMKGVSAVASVGENEPSWEDFDDDYYHILMAWLCLGKLHIAMRTREPIRDSALSGAQWIREIIHGHSDGVYEVFRMEKHVFPNLCGLFTARGRLGDSRYLKVDEQEIIAPRSFDVVPLEILMDPKHKPYFKGCVGAIDSTHIDARVLLLLQNRFRGRKGTTTQNVLCVCSFDMKFTFAYAGWEGSANDCRVRVFCYTFGSLTLQLSVEASTDLSVATPVVPKPFNTGIDLHHSKDVTPNCISREIKNVTEKRMFFAMLTKSEASRLSGHDKVLSVFPDPVLQLHTTRSWDFFEVGSSEQARSQYHHPSNDVIIGIIDTGIWPEFPSFSDEGVDEVPPRWKGTCMEASDFKKSICNRKLIGARYYGIQSSISNGTGAESTKASGSPRNSVGHGTHTASIAGGALVANASYYGLAKGTARGGLPSTRIASYKACTEEGCSGSVILKAMDDAIKDGVDIISISIGSSSLFQADYLHDPIAIGAFHAEQMGVLVVCSGGNDGPDPYTVVNTAPWIFTAATSSIHRDLQSAVVLGNGRTFKGSSINLSNLTRSKKYPLVSAKNAAANFTPADEARNCLPGSIDRTKVAGKIVICIDTDPMGSTIIKTLVVEDAKAKGMILISENQNGVPFNSGVFPFTQVDHVAGYKILKYISSAKCPTANILETTAVSDQRPAPTVASFSSRGPGDLTENILKPDIMAPGVAILAADIPNNDPGSVPFGQKPSKFSIKSGTSMACPHVTGGAAIIKSVHRGWSSSMIKSALMTTATFVNNEGKPLTNSSRSLASPHETGAGEMSTYRALHPGLVFETTTKDYLLFLCYFGYSQKNVSSMASVKFRCPENSVGKLISDVNYPSISISNLNRHGSARVVARTVTNVGPVSLTYVASVDSPMGLTVKVNPTKIDFRQNARRVSCNVSFDGKEAPDGYNFGSLTWSDGTLRPYSFFR; encoded by the exons ATGGCGCAGGAACATACCGATTGGGCTACATTCAGAAAGGACGGGTTTCCTTTGTATCCCCAGCTTTGTGTGGTGTTTGGGGATACATATGCTACTGGAGAGTTTGCATCGGGAAATGTGCGGGATCGGATGTCTTCAGAGGAAGATGCCAAGGATGAATATGATGGTGGTTTGCCATTAGGTACACCGAAGGAAGGAAGGGTGCAAGAACCTCTGCCCGAAGATGAGTTACATAATGAAGACGAAACTAGGCAAGAACCAGATGATGGACCGAGGGGTGGATCAAGGGCTATCCCAATTCCCGAGAAGCACAAGTTGAATAggactccaaattcaaagaggaggagaaagagcaCTTCGTACGAATTTGACCGCGCATGCAAAGCCATTTCAGAATCTCTCCAATTTAGAATGGTTCAATCATCACATACATCTGTCACCTCACAAACCTCACAGCCTGTAGACCCTTACTCCATGGGAGCCTTCATTGCCATCTTGAAAAGCATGCCCGACATGGAACCGACACTTTATGCCAAAGCTTTGAATCATG GAAATATGAAGGGAGTTAGTGCGGTAGCTTCAGTTGGAGAAAATGAACCAAGTTGGGAAGACTTTGATGATGACTATTATCATATACTTATGGCATGGTTGTGTCTTGGTAAGCTACACATAGCTATGCGCACGAGAGAACCTATTAGAGATAGTGCTTTGTCGGGAGCGCAATGGATCAGGGAAATTATTCATGGACATTCTGACGGAGTATACGAAGTATTTAGAATGGAGAAGCATGTTTTTCCTAACCTATGTGGATTGTTCACTGCAAGAGGTCGGTTGGGTGACAGTCGATATCTTAAAGTAGATGAACAG GAGATTATTGCACCACGTTCCTTTGATGTTGTTCCACTGGAGATTCTTATGGATCCTAAGCATAAGCCTTACTTTAAG GGGTGTGTGGGCGCCATTGATAGCACTCATATTGATGCGAGAgtactgctgctgctgcaaaaCCGTTTTAGAGGTAGGAAGGGAACTACCACTCAAAACGTATTATGCGTGTGTTCATTTGATATGAAGTTTACATTTGCCTACGCTGGTTGGGAAGGATCTGCCAACGATTGTCGG GTTCGGGTTTTTTGCTACACTTTTGGTTCTCTCACGCTGCAGCTTTCTGTTGAGGCTTCTACCGACCTTTCTGTCGCTACTCCCGTTGTGCCTAAGCCGTTTAATACTGGGATT GATCTGCACCATAGCAAGGATGTCACTCCAAATTGTATAAGTAGGGAAATCAAGAATGTGACGGAGAAGAGAATGTTCTTTGCCATGCTCACCAAAAGTGAAGCATCTAGATTATCTG GCCACGATAAGGTGCTGTCGGTGTTTCCCGATCCTGTGCTTCAACTTCATACCACACGTTCTTGGGATTTCTTCGAAGTGGGGTCAAGTGAACAAGCAAGAAGCCAATATCATCATCCATCCAATGATGTCATAATTGGAATTATTGACACAG GAATATGGCCAGAGTTTCCGAGTTTCAGCGATGAGGGGGTTGATGAAGTCCCTCCAAGATGGAAGGGAACTTGCATGGAAGCATCAGATTTCAAGAAATCCATTTGCAACAG AAAGCTAATAGGTGCAAGATACTATGGCATCCAATCAAGCATCTCTAATGGCACTGGTGCCGAATCAACTAAAGCCTCCGGGTCACCAAGGAACTCGGTTGGCCACGGAACACACACAGCCTCCATAGCAGGTGGTGCGCTGGTGGCCAATGCAAGTTATTATGGCTTAGCCAAAGGAACGGCGAGGGGCGGTTTGCCATCCACCAGGATTGCGAGCTACAAGGCCTGCACCGAAGAGGGTTGCTCTGGCTCGGTAATCCTCAAGGCCATGGATGATGCAATTAAAGATGGAGTCGATATCATCTCTATTTCAATTGGGTCGAGCTCACTATTTCAGGCTGATTATCTGCATGATCCTATTGCTATCGGTGCATTTCATGCGGAACAGATGGGAGTTTTGGTGGTTTGCTCTGGTGGGAATGATGGGCCTGACCCTTACACTGTTGTGAATACAGCTCCTTGGATTTTCACCGCTGCAACTTCTAGCATTCATAGGGATCTTCAATCTGCAGTGGTTCTTGGCAATGGGAGAACATTTAAG GGATCCTCTATCAATCTTTCGAACCTCACTCGCTCAAAGAAGTATCCACTTGTGTCTGCTAAGAATGCTGCAGCTAATTTTACACCTGCAGATGAAGCAAG GAACTGCTTACCAGGATCAATAGATAGAACCAAAGTTGctggaaaaattgtcatttgcaTTGACACCGATCCCATGGGGTCTACAATAATAAAAACGCTAGTTGTGGAAGATGCCAAAGCCAAAGGGATGATTCTGATTAGCGAGAATCAAAATGGAGTTCCTTTCAATTCAGGTGTTTTTCCATTCACGCAGGTTGACCATGTTGCTGGTTACAAGATTCTAAAGTACATCAGTTCTGCCAA ATGTCCTACTGCAAACATTCTTGAAACAACCGCAGTTTCTGACCAAAGACCAGCACCAACTGTTGCAAGTTTCTCATCAAGAGGTCCTGGAGACTTAACAGAAAACATCCTTAAG CCTGACATAATGGCACCGGGAGTAGCCATTTTAGCCGCAGACATTCCGAACAATGATCCCGGGAGTGTTCCATTTGGCCAGAAGCCTTCTAAATTTAGCATAAAATCCGGTACTTCAATGGCATGTCCTCACGTCACAGGAGGGGCTGCGATAATCAAGTCAGTTCACAGGGGATGGAGTTCTTCAATGATCAAATCAGCACTCATGACAACAG CGACCTTTGTCAACAACGAGGGTAAGCCACTGACGAACAGTTCAAGGAGCCTCGCGAGCCCGCATGAAACCGGAGCCGGAGAAATGAGTACTTACCGAGCTCTTCACCCAGGATTAGTATTCGAGACCACTACAAAAGACTACCTCCTCTTCCTCTGCTACTTTGGCTACTCACAAAAGAACGTTAGCTCTATGGCCAGCGTCAAATTCCGCTGCCCCGAAAACTCAGTCGGCAAGCTCATATCCGATGTCAACTATCCATCCATCTCCATAAGCAATCTCAACCGGCACGGATCGGCAAGAGTGGTCGCAAGAACAGTCACAAATGTCGGGCCTGTGAGTTTGACATACGTTGCCAGTGTGGACAGTCCCATGGGACTAACAGTGAAAGTCAACCCAACTAAGATCGATTTCAGGCAAAATGCGAGGAGGGTCTCTTGCAATGTCTCGTTTGATGGGAAGGAGGCTCCTGATGGCTACAATTTCGGTTCCTTAACTTGGTC CGACGGCACACTCCGTCCGTACAGTTTTTTCCGTTAA
- the LOC115750729 gene encoding peroxidase 43, whose translation MLRTMSMNRRPASNNVVATAIVAALVLVAHVVGLSESEGRQPQNLRVGFYSNSCPLAESIVRAVVKEAVFSVPQNAAVLLRVHFHDCFVEGCDGSILIDNGDSSERHAGAHAGVGGFEIIEAAKARLETTCPGVVSCADIVAMAARDAVFLSDGPFYEVETGRRDGRVSNWTLAADMPDVNDSIRTLKSKFIQKGLKDKDLVLLSAAHTIGTTACFFMGTRLYHFNSTSGSDPAIDPRFLPVLKSICPPGVDVNVRLALDAVTEFVFDDQILRNIKRGFAVISSDARLYDNGHTRQIVDLYTQNGTSSKHGKPLSFKADFAASMVKMGRIGVKTGSEGEIRRVCSSFN comes from the exons ATGCTGAGAACGATGAGCATGAACAGGAGGCCCGCCTCCAACAATGTTGTCGCGACCGCCATCGTCGCAGCCCTCGTCCTCGTCGCCCATGTTGTGGGCTTGTCGGAATCGGAAGGACGACAGCCGCAAAACCTTCGAGTCGGGTTTTACTCCAATAGCTGTCCGCTGGCCGAGTCGATAGTCCGCGCAGTCGTGAAAGAGGCGGTCTTCTCGGTCCCTCAGAACGCCGCAGTCTTACTCCGGGTTCATTTCCACGACTGCTTCGTTGAG GGATGCGACGGGTCGATCCTGATCGACAACGGGGATAGCAGCGAGCGGCACGCGGGGGCACACGCCGGCGTGGGAGGCTTTGAGATAATTGAAGCGGCCAAAGCTCGCTTGGAAACCACTTGTCCCGGGGTCGTCTCTTGTGCCGATATCGTGGCTATGGCTGCTAGAGATGCTGTTTTCTTG AGCGATGGCCCGTTCTATGAGGTTGAGACAGGGAGAAGAGATGGCCGCGTCTCGAACTGGACGCTCGCGGCGGATATGCCGGACGTGAACGACTCCATTCGCACGCTCAAGTCCAAGTTTATACAGAAGGGGCTTAAAGATAAAGACCTTGTTCTTCTCTCCG CCGCGCACACCATCGGAACGACCGCATGCTTCTTCATGGGCACGCGACTCTACCATTTCAACTCCACGAGCGGGTCGGACCCCGCAATCGACCCTCGCTTCCTTCCAGTCCTCAAGTCCATATGCCCCCCTGGCGTGGACGTCAACGTGAGGTTGGCTCTGGATGCCGTGACCGAGTTCGTGTTCGACGACCAGATACTTCGCAACATCAAGCGCGGGTTCGCCGTGATATCTTCGGATGCGAGGCTCTACGACAACGGGCACACCAGGCAGATAGTCGATCTGTACACTCAGAACGGGACTTCTAGTAAGCACGGAAAGCCGCTGTCCTTTAAGGCGGATTTCGCGGCTTCGATGGTGAAGATGGGTCGGATCGGCGTGAAGACAGGGTCGGAAGGAGAGATTAGGAGGGTTTGCAGCTCTTTCAACTAA
- the LOC115750728 gene encoding auxin efflux carrier component 6 has protein sequence MITSDDLYKVMCAMAPLYFAMLVAYASVKWWKIFTPAQCSGINRFVAVFAVPVLSFHFISQNNPYEMDTRFIAADTLSKVLVLASFSAWTAFFSGSLEWLITLFSVATLPNTLVMGIPLLKAMYGDFTQSLMVQVVVLQCIIWYTLLLFLFEYRAATQLIRDQFPGPTAASIAKIELDGDVISLDGRDPICTESEVDNNGRIRVRIRRSTSSAPDSALSSTIGITPRASNLSNVEIFSINTPGPLHEYHHAGADISFGIGDLAFGYRSASPRLSGYASSDAYSLQPTPRASNFNELDTISVTTATTPVWVKSPISGKVFNKPASPVLSGITEKEISFRECTVTSGAEPPDKKQEATAAATPQEMPNALVMMKLILTVVGRKLCRNPNTYSSILGLLWSLISFKWNVGMPSLVKYSIKIISDAGLGMAMFSLGLFMALQPRIIACGTKMATISMAIRFISGPLVMSAASLAVRLRGARLHAAIVQAALPQGIVPFVFAREYGVHPDILSTGVIFGMLVSLPVTLLYYIILGL, from the exons atgataACATCGGACGACCTGTACAAGGTGATGTGCGCCATGGCCCCTCTCTACTTCGCGATGCTGGTCGCCTACGCGTCGGTCAAGTGGTGGAAGATCTTCACACCCGCCCAGTGCTCCGGCATCAACCGCTTCGTCGCGGTCTTCGCCGTCCCCGTCCTCTCCTTCCACTTCATATCCCAGAACAACCCTTACGAGATGGACACCCGATTCATCGCTGCCGACACCCTCTCGAAGGTCCTCGTGCTCGCTTCTTTCTCCGCTTGGACCGCCTTCTTCAGCGGCAGCTTAGAGTGGCTCATAACCCTGTTCTCGGTCGCCACTTTGCCCAACACTCTGGTCATGGGCATACCTCTGTTGAAGGCCATGTATGGAGACTTCACTCAGAGCCTCATGGTCCAAGTTGTCGTGCTTCAGTGCATTATCTG GTAcactcttcttctcttcctatTCGAATATAGAGCCGCCACCCAACTCATCCGAGACCAGTTTCCGGGCCCGACCGCAGCCTCCATAGCCAAGATTGAGCTCGACGGGGATGTCATATCGCTCGACGGTCGGGACCCAATATGCACCGAGTCCGAAGTCGATAACAACGGGCGGATCCGAGTCCGCATCCGACGGTCCACCTCGTCCGCCCCGGACTCCGCCTTATCTTCCACCATTGGCATCACCCCGAGAGCGTCCAATCTGTCCAACGTGGAGATCTTCTCAATAAACACTCCTGGACCTCTCCATGAGTATCACCATGCAGGCGCGGACATCTCATTTGGAATCGGGGACCTAGCCTTCGGGTACCGCTCCGCCAGCCCTCGGCTATCCGGGTACGCTTCATCGGACGCATACTCGCTCCAGCCGACTCCGCGCGCCTCGAACTTCAACGAGTTAGACACCATCTCCGTGACAACAGCCACTACACCGGTGTGGGTCAAGTCGCCGATTTCGGGGAAGGTTTTCAATAAACCGGCGTCACCGGTGCTTTCCGGCATAACAG AGAAAGAGATAAGCTTCAGGGAATGCACAGTAACTTCTGGGGCAGAGCCACCTGATAAGAAGCAAGaggcaacagcagcagcaacccCACAAGAAATGCCAAACGCCTTGGTCATGATGAAGCTCATCCTCACGGTCGTGGGAAGAAAGCTCTGTCGCAACCCCAACACGTACTCCAGCATTCTGGGGCTCCTTTGGTCTCTCATCTCGTTCAA atggAATGTGGGGATGCCCAGCTTGGTGAAATATTCAATAAAGATCATATCAGATGCTGGTCTTGGGATGGCAATGTTCAGCTTAG GACTGTTCATGGCCCTCCAGCCCCGGATCATCGCCTGCGGCACCAAGATGGCGACGATCTCGATGGCGATCCGCTTCATCTCCGGGCCTCTGGTCATGTCGGCCGCGTCCCTCGCGGTCAGGTTGAGAGGAGCGCGGCTTCACGCGGCCATAGTGCAG GCTGCTCTTCCACAAGGGATTGTCCCATTTGTATTTGCTAGGGAATATGGGGTGCATCCAGATATTCTTAGCACAGG GGTAATATTTGGGATGTTGGTTTCTTTGCCAGTGACCCTCCTTTATTACATAATTCTAGGCCTATGA